Genomic segment of Trichoderma breve strain T069 chromosome 7 map unlocalized scaffold00007, whole genome shotgun sequence:
CCAAAGAGGGAGagccttcttcaacaaaacAGCCCAGCGATATAATATACCGCCGCGAAGTAGCCTCCCCATCATCacttcctctctctctcattctcaGACACCCTCTCCCACTCATCCTCCGTACTCACACTCGACACTGACTCCGTCAACGGCCGCTGCTTCacctcccccttcttctccacagGCTCGACATCCCCGGCCGCAGCAGCGCTACTACTCTTCTTATTCCTCGCGCTCCGCCTCGTCACTCTACCCTCGACCTCAGTATCGCTCGACCCCGACGCCtcgccgctcttcttcctctcgtCGAGCTGCttattcttgttcttcatctcctcggcCGCCTGCGCGATCCGCAGCTCGCGCGCGAACCAG
This window contains:
- a CDS encoding ER protein pkr1 domain-containing protein, yielding MSSFFVELWEGIFTPGPTPTILKATNITFAALQVVLLSLLFATYSVHFVVLSVLCGGLWWSINWFARELRIAQAAEEMKNKNKQLDERKKSGEASGSSDTEVEGRVTRRSARNKKSSSAAAAGDVEPVEKKGEVKQRPLTESVSSVSTEDEWERVSENERERK